AAGAATTGAGCTTGTTTCTTGATCTTGGCAATGGTGGAGATGAACAGAGAGATGGGTTGTTTCTTGGAGCTGTGGACATGGTGATTGTTGCTTTTAATCCACAAATTTAATTGATGGTCTTGCAGTGACAGACTTTATTAATTGTTGGGCTTTTTTTTTTAGCAAACAGAAAAGATTGAATGCATGGCCTTGGAGCAGGGGACTTGTGGTTCCAAATACTTGCTAACATTTATCTCATTGTCGTGGCTGTATGTGGGTGAGGTGGATGGACTTCACTTTACAAAACAAGACCACCCAAATTATGAAAATTCTCCTCTCTTTTTTAGTACAGTAAAATTTTAGTCTCCTTTGAGTCTCGCACTCAAACCAGTCCTTTAGGTCTAACCCGGAATCGAATCCGAGTAAATCTCATCCATTCCTATAACCTATCTAATCCGTGTTCGATCTCGGATTACTCGAAATCGTTTAAAACATCAATATTACGTTCATTTGGAACGGTGAACGTTTTAAGTATCAAGATTATGTTCACTCAGATGAAAtagaattaattaatcaaaGTAAATCTCATTCATTCTTATAACCTATCTAATCCGTGTTCGATCTCAGATTACTCGAAATCGTTTAAAACATCAATATTATGTTCACTTGGAACAGTGAACGTTTTAAGTATCAAGATTATGTTCACTTAGATGAAATAGAATAATTAGGATTTGCAGTTTTGAGAGACCTCTCAAATTCTAGCCGTCATTTCTCCGTTCTTCATCCTTCATTCCTCTAGTGGTTAATCATCTTCACTCTTCCATCTTCCCCCATATACATCAGTTTATTTAATCTTTTTGGATGAGTTCTTGTTGAGTACATTGTCTATCGTGCCCATCTTCCCacccatctttttgggaagtttatgtttgttttgatgtttgtgtgtgtttttttataGGTTTTCTATGAAGGAGTTACATGATACTTTGGATGATTAAAGCTTGTATAAAGTATGTCAAGGAGGTGAATATCGCGAGAGCTCATCTTTCACGACataaaattgttcatattttgATCTAATATCAGTTGATGCaactgataattctgaacattggACTACAGATGCTTATGTGAAGTTCGATTGCGATGCTATTATGTTCACAattgatgtaggttggattgttcgagatttgattgtaatattttttggtttaaagaatttaaatattcaatttgttaagcgatctgaaaataaagcggctatatgtttagctcgttttttgtttcaATCAGGTTGTAATTGGCAGTTCGAGGGTTTGACTCGGCTGAGTTTCAGTTATTGATTAAATTCTtcgcttttcgtcaaaaaaaaaaagatgaaataGAATTATGAAAGAGttctcaaaattataaattatttttatgaagaaatatacagataaaaaacatataaataacaattatcaagatataagtgaatttaaatttcttATGACAAAGATGGTAAagaaatatgataaaaattgaTGGAATGGAAAGCATTCCTTCCACAAATTATTATAGATAATTCTCCAATCACACCCAATTtagtatataaatttcattttcattCTCACTCTACTCTACATTTCATCCAAGATGAAGTGAAGGGACCCAAATACTCCATCTTGGTCAATGTCAACCTTAAATTTAGGTTTAGACAGCTAGATGTATAGTTGGAAGAGATTTTAGGACCAAATCTATTAGCTGCCGGTGGATGATCACATAAGTTGCACCAATTGCCCTGGAAACAATGCAAAAGCACCACAGACCAGGCAGTGCTTACCAGAACATCTAATGCTCGTGTTACAAAACTCGATGCACACAAAATAATGTAAGTAGACAAGGCAAATTGTTTCATCAACTCACAATCAGTCATTCATAATACAAAAATTATTGCTCAAGAATCTGGCATAATCCCAAGAAAACCGGCCAATCAACAAGTATTTAGGATTATAATTGCAGTAAACTTCAAACAAACTCTTTCTTGCCCTAATAATGTCTGATTCAGATCAGTATAATAGTTCTAAAAGTCTGCTACAAAAGAATTTCTGAATCAACAGTATTTCAACTGTTCTTAATGGTCAGAACCAAGAACACGAAAATGaggtattattttaatatagctCAGCTCCAGGGACAATTCTACAAACCAACTTTTTTCTCCAACTTTTGAATGTGGTTGAGGAACAGCCATGTCATCTGCAATATATAAAACACAGTCAAGGACATGCACTACGGAGCCGCAGGAGAACATAGAACTATATATTGCAAGGGAAAACGTAAGAAAGATTACCATGACATGAGGTGCGATCCTAACACAATACACAGGGAATCCTGTGTAGAATTTAAACGGCCCTCCAGCTTTCAGCGTCTTCATGACACAATCTAATGATCCGGTGTATGGATATTTGCCCTGTGCATCAGGCTGCATCTTCTGTATTTGAGTTTTGACATAATCAAATGGCAAACTGCAAGCCGCGGCAAAGAACCCTGATACCGCACTAGCCCCTAGACGTGACagaaagatattatataaaacacTGGTCAATAGGAAAATACAATTTTATTAGCAGTTCTGATTTACACATGACTGGCATCGGTTTTCTctataatcaaatttaaaaaaatcatttacacTGGACTAGAGTAGGTTTGCtctaatcaaaatcaaaaaaggGACTTTAGGACACCACATTGTAAACATAACTGTAAACAGAGATCACATCAATTAACATCAGGATATGTTGCACGGTAGAGGGAATGCTGCCTATACAGTGATTAATAGgtttaaaagtaaaactgatAAGACTGTAGTTTAGTCATTGCGTATACACATCGGGGAAGTAATGTACAAGGTACTTGTCGCAAAAATAGCTTACtgcaaaaaatttcataaataagttCTTTTGTGAAGTTgcataataaatatgaaataaaataataataaaagtgagAATAATAAAGATGGCTTTAATTTAAGTTGCCAGTAATGCAGAATGACATAttagaaaaatgaaaacaaagtaAGCTGCACCAGGTTAGAGAAATTAAAGTTTCGTGACAATTGTGTTGTGCATAAAATGCAAAAAGCAGCTAAATTGAATGACAAGTTGCATACCTAGAACTGTAGCACCTTCCCCAAAACCAAGTTGATCCTTGCAGAATTCCACACTTTGATCATAAGATGCAAGCATTCCCATGTTCAACGCCATTGCTCTGACCACAGTAGGGCCAGCACCTTTCCAAAGTGCAAAGAAACCTTCATCTGCAGTGATACGAGTCAGAGCATGGAATGCATTGGTATAATGGCGACGCTGAGCGGCAGGTAATGTTGCATCAGCCTGCATACGGATAAGTGCTAAATCTGCTGGACTACCAACAGTTGCTCCAATGGCTCCAGCAGTCAGTCCACAAAGAGCTTTCTGATACAAAGGCAGGGGCTTCCCATCATTAGCTTCAATTGCCTTGTTCGTCAAGATCCTGCAAATAAAGTTTTCATACTTAAAAAAAGGTACAAAATCTTTAGTGAACTTATGGCCCATTGACTTATCTCAAATAGAGTTCCTTGTACTTTGAAAGTTATTTTAAACAAATCGTACTGCATTGGATGTGATCCAACAATACAATCAGCTAACAAACTTTAAAGAGGCAGAGCAGACCAATATCATTATTTCTCTCATAGGCAGGGTCAAATAAAACTAGTTTCTGATGAACTAGCATGTACCATAAATCACATATATGTGTTCcttaaaacattttttattaattccTTTTCCAAATGCATAATTCTTCtaataattgtgttttcatttgcaGATAAAATGTTTTTTGATAAAAGATGTAATGGTTTTGACAGAACAAGTGAAGAACTAGTACATTATGTACATAACATGTATGTATTACGTACAAAAAATCACTACTTTTTACAAATGCATAAAATTCTCTCATAATTTACTAAACATGTGTAATTTTGATCAAAGATGTGATGGTTTCACTGAACAAGAAGTATTCCCTGAGTTCACCATAGAACACAGTCCTTCCTCTCATATCAATAACACATCATGCATAAAGTAATCATAACACAGTAATGGCGAACATTGAAATTTCAGAACAAAAAAGTAAGCAATATCAGCCAACAAAATACTCACAATTAGCCCTGGACATATTTATAAGATTGATAAATACATTAAACCCAAACACACAGGGTAAATACAAATACTGTAATATTggaaattcataataaaaaaaaatcataaaaaatcaaaCTATAAC
This genomic window from Daucus carota subsp. sativus chromosome 7, DH1 v3.0, whole genome shotgun sequence contains:
- the LOC108196729 gene encoding mitochondrial dicarboxylate/tricarboxylate transporter DTC; protein product: MGEKAQSSFAVWPVVKPFVNGGASGMLATCVIQPIDMIKVRIQLGQGSAASVTREMLKNEGFGAFYKGLSAGLLRQATYTTARLGSFRILTNKAIEANDGKPLPLYQKALCGLTAGAIGATVGSPADLALIRMQADATLPAAQRRHYTNAFHALTRITADEGFFALWKGAGPTVVRAMALNMGMLASYDQSVEFCKDQLGFGEGATVLGASAVSGFFAAACSLPFDYVKTQIQKMQPDAQGKYPYTGSLDCVMKTLKAGGPFKFYTGFPVYCVRIAPHVMMTWLFLNHIQKLEKKVGL